From a single Parambassis ranga chromosome 2, fParRan2.1, whole genome shotgun sequence genomic region:
- the tmem200b gene encoding transmembrane protein 200A translates to MKAPKSRGVTPASPSCPRKSRFTLRGRKKKDGVIQGKLRIRSMPGAFLVLGVIVVVVGTALAVAGYWPYRLSRSSILEAAEEESISDSQTSSWSLGAKGLLSAASLIHSERMKLLGPVIMGVGLFILICANTVLYENRDRETQMLLAQMRSVICSVSAAVPSADLKEIAAANSMAKHYQWVSSLPAAHLNILCLQQLASSEPLLQTGHIRDQEDSVEGMYQQAALQTEALHHKESEPQPSPHSCHSSQTNFNKQLNAEFGDTASHSLQASPLVKFNVSLMSASSMSTLEVDEVDVPVAQPRRCHSMSYRTKPYVVQTAVHMEKELLTTREEGQENQLVITNTEAGSQICMNIPGQVTDSLEEQTHRSWPRLDLGIGRRYLKLENKEDSVDKLLDQLEQQCSHWDKSFGSGPFQ, encoded by the coding sequence ATGAAGGCCCCGAAGTCCAGAGGAGTTACACCAGCCTCACCATCCTGCCCACGGAAGTCTCGTTTCACCTTaagaggcagaaagaaaaaggaTGGAGTCATTCAAGGCAAGCTTCGCATCCGCTCCATGCCTGGAGCATTCCTGGTGCTGGGGGTCATCGTGGTGGTCGTGGGCACCGCTCTGGCTGTGGCGGGGTATTGGCCCTATCGGTTATCAAGATCATCCATCCTggaagctgcagaggaggagagcatctCTGATTCACAGACATCCAGCTGGAGTCTAGGAGCGAAAGGGCTCTTGTCCGCGGCCAGCCTCATCCACAGTGAGCGGATGAAGCTTTTGGGGCCTGTCATCATGGGGGTGGGACTCTTTATTCTCATATGTGCTAACACAGTCCTGTAtgagaacagagacagagagactcaGATGCTGCTGGCACAGATGCGCAGTGTTATCTGTTCTGTGTCTGCGGCTGTCCCCTCAGCAGACCTTAAAGAAATAGCAGCAGCTAATTCAATGGCCAAACACTATCAGTGGGTGAGCAGTCTACCAGCTGCTCATCTCAAcatcctctgtctgcagcagctggccaGCTCCGAGCCCCTGCTCCAGACCGGACACATCAGAGACCAGGAGGACAGTGTGGAGGGCATGTACCAGCAAGCTGCTCTTCAGACAGAGGCCCTCCATCACAAAGAGTCAGAGCCTCAACCTTCCCCCCACTCATGTCATTCTAGTCAGACAAACTTTAATAAACAGCTGAATGCTGAATTTGGGGACACAGCCAGCCACAGTCTACAGGCTTCTCCTCTTGTCAAGTTCAATGTGTCACTCATGTCTGCCAGCTCCATGTCCACCCTGGAGGTGGATGAGGTGGATGTCCCAGTTGCACAACCGAGGCGCTGCCACAGTATGAGTTACAGGACTAAACCTTACGTAGTCCAAACTGCTGTGCACATGGAGAAAGAACTCCTCACAACCAGAGAGGAGGGTCAGGAAAATCAGCTAGTAATTACTAACACAGAAGCTGGCTCTCAGATTTGCATGAACATCCCCGGGCAGGTTACTGACTCTCTGGAGGAGCAAACCCATCGGAGCTGGCCTCGGCTAGACCTGGGCATTGGGAGACGATACCTGAAACTGGAGAACAAAGAGGATTCAGTGGATAAACTGTTGGACCAGCTGGAACAGCAGTGTTCTCACTGGGACAAGAGTTTTGGTTCTGGGCCTTTCCAGTGA